In Patagioenas fasciata isolate bPatFas1 chromosome 2, bPatFas1.hap1, whole genome shotgun sequence, a single window of DNA contains:
- the CRH gene encoding corticoliberin, with translation MKIPLLVSTGILLVALLPCQECRALSKSPIAPHGALHQPDFFQQQQQQTLPVLLRMGEEYFLRLGNLNKRPVGSFSASSSSTSHLQPEASASNFFREAVQELQQLPERSLGSPEEGEGEGEAVEREKRSEEPPISLDLTFHLLREVLEMARAEQLAQQAHSNRKLMEIIGK, from the coding sequence ATGAAGATCCCGCTGCTCGTCTCCACGGGAATCCTGCTGGTcgccctcctgccctgccaggagTGCAGAGCTCTCAGCAAGAGCCCGATAGCCCCGCACGGGGCTTTGCACCAGCCAGatttcttccagcagcagcagcagcaaactctGCCCGTCCTGCTCCGCATGGGAGAAGAGTATTTCCTGCGCCTGGGCAACCTCAACAAGAGACCCGTTGGCTCTTTTTCcgcctcttccagcagcaccagccacctACAGCCCGAAGCCTCCGCCAGCAACTTTTTCCGGGAGGcggtgcaagagctgcagcagctgcccgaGCGCTCGCTGGGGAGCCCCGAGGAGGGCGAAGGCGAGGGGGAGGCCGTGGAGAGGGAGAAGCGTTCCGAGGAGCCCCCTATTTCTCTGGATCTGACTTTCCACCTCCTGCGAGAAGTCTTGGAGATGGCCCGAGCCGAGCAGCTAGCGCAGCAAGCTCACAGCAACAGGAAACTGATGGAGATAATCGGGAAATGA